The Ahaetulla prasina isolate Xishuangbanna chromosome 3, ASM2864084v1, whole genome shotgun sequence genome window below encodes:
- the CHMP4B gene encoding charged multivesicular body protein 4b: MSGLLGKLFGIGPGEKGGGKGPSPQEAIQRLKETEDMLSKKQEFLEEKIEQELLAARKHGTKNKRAALQALKRKKRYEKQLAQIDGTLSTIEFQREALENANTNTEVLKNMGFAAKAMKAAHDNMDIDKVDELMQDIAEQQELADEISTAISKPVGIGEEFDDDELMAELEELEQEELDKNLLEISGPENVPLPNVPSIAIPSKPAKKKEEEEDDDMKELEAWAENM; this comes from the exons ATGTCGGGGCTGCTGGGGAAGTTGTTCGGGATCGGCCCGGGGGAGAAAGGCGGCGGGAAGGGGCCTTCTCCCCAGGAGGCCATCCAGAGGCTTAAAGAGACCGAGGACATGCTGAGTAAAAAACAGGAGTTCCTGGAAGAGAAGATCGAACAGGAGCTGTTGGCGGCCCGCAAACACGGCACCAAGAATAAGCGCG CTGCACTCCAAGCTCTAAAACGAAAGAAGAGATACGAAAAGCAACTTGCTCAAATAGATGGCACACTCTCCACAATTGAATTCCAGAGGGAAGCCTTGGAAAATGCTAACACCAACACTGAAGTGCTCAAGAATATGGGTTTTGCAGCAAAAGCGATGAAAGCTGCTCATGATAACAT GGATATTGACAAAGTAGATGAACTGATGCAAGATATTGCAGAACAGCAAGAGTTAGCTGATGAGATTTCAACCGCTATCTCCAAGCCTGTAGGAATTGGTGAAGAATTTGATGAT GATGAGCTGATGGCTGAATTAGAAGAACTAGAGCAGGAAGAACTGGATAAAAATCTGTTGGAAATCAGTGGTCCAGAGAATGTTCCACTACCCAATGTGCCCTCTATAGCTATACCTTCAAAGCCTG ctaagaaaaaagaagaggaagaggatgatGACATGAAAGAGCTTGAAGCCTGGGCTGAAAACATGTAA